One part of the Marinobacter sp. M3C genome encodes these proteins:
- a CDS encoding zonular occludens toxin domain-containing protein, which produces MAVYFVTGKLGSGKTLASVGKIRDALIEGRPVATNLELRLNKLIGPNAKKTVVYRLPDKPTVRDMIAIGSGNLTYDESKNGVIVLDECGTWFNSRDWQDRDRRPLIDWLLHARKLGWDIIFIIQDVSMIDKQARKSVGEFVVYCRRLDRLKYPLADKLCKFVTNREIPKPQVHMGIVKYGDLPNSLKVDTWWYRGIDLYPAYDTKQMFTDDYAHGIYQMLPPYYTHGRYACKKTWRFFMRLTKIYLKRFSKVAALIGGLLAGVALASVMQPEPEVFQSTAVDPLSEDFSDVPGTTPPGVVPSNRDKPLTLSEKFAGFVISGIAEDKNGEIIFAEIASKEERYNIENLRAAGHIVRLVNRCQILIMNDDRTDTVRLHTSYCPPEHPPVDLPRMTPQERYQWRLDQVRATERLQNNY; this is translated from the coding sequence ATGGCCGTTTACTTCGTTACCGGAAAGCTTGGCAGCGGTAAAACGTTGGCGTCTGTCGGCAAGATCCGCGACGCTCTTATAGAAGGCCGTCCAGTTGCAACGAATCTGGAATTGCGCCTTAACAAGTTGATTGGCCCAAACGCTAAAAAAACTGTTGTCTATCGTTTGCCTGATAAGCCCACTGTTCGCGATATGATCGCTATCGGCTCAGGTAATCTCACTTACGACGAATCAAAAAACGGCGTTATAGTTCTCGATGAGTGCGGCACCTGGTTCAATTCACGCGATTGGCAAGATAGGGACCGCCGGCCTTTAATAGACTGGCTTCTTCATGCTCGTAAGCTCGGATGGGATATTATTTTTATCATCCAGGATGTCAGCATGATCGATAAACAAGCACGTAAAAGCGTTGGCGAGTTTGTTGTTTATTGTCGTCGTTTGGACCGTTTGAAATATCCGCTTGCGGATAAGCTTTGTAAGTTCGTAACCAACAGAGAAATTCCGAAACCTCAGGTTCATATGGGTATTGTCAAATACGGCGATTTGCCCAATAGCTTGAAAGTCGATACCTGGTGGTATCGCGGCATAGATCTCTATCCTGCATATGACACAAAACAGATGTTCACGGATGACTATGCTCACGGCATCTATCAAATGTTGCCTCCTTACTACACACACGGCAGATACGCTTGCAAAAAAACATGGCGGTTCTTTATGCGATTGACAAAGATCTACTTAAAACGATTCTCCAAAGTCGCTGCTCTTATTGGCGGTCTTCTTGCTGGCGTAGCTCTGGCGTCTGTTATGCAGCCTGAACCCGAGGTTTTTCAGTCTACTGCCGTAGATCCTCTCTCTGAGGATTTTTCTGATGTACCTGGTACAACTCCACCGGGTGTCGTTCCCTCTAATCGCGATAAGCCGCTAACCCTGTCTGAGAAGTTCGCCGGCTTTGTTATTTCCGGTATTGCTGAAGATAAAAACGGAGAAATAATTTTTGCTGAGATTGCGTCAAAAGAGGAACGATACAACATAGAAAATCTCCGAGCTGCTGGCCATATCGTCCGGCTCGTCAATCGCTGTCAGATTCTCATCATGAACGATGACAGGACGGACACTGTCAGGCTTCACACCAGCTATTGCCCGCCAGAGCATCCTCCCGTTGATCTTCCAAGGATGACACCCCAGGAGCGTTACCAGTGGCGACTTGATCAGGTTCGCGCTACTGAACGTTTGCAGAACAATTATTAA
- a CDS encoding WS/DGAT domain-containing protein, with translation MLSNKASAVLTNVPGPREAIYLAGSKLRQPMFWVPQSGSIGIGMSMSMSMSMSIFSYAGSVQFGITVDKGIQACPNAIMGYFHDSFYELAAAAGIKLEPPAKTPAAKAQAKPLRRKRKQPA, from the coding sequence ATGCTCAGCAACAAGGCCTCGGCCGTACTGACCAACGTGCCCGGCCCACGGGAAGCGATCTACCTGGCCGGCAGCAAACTACGCCAACCCATGTTCTGGGTACCCCAAAGTGGCAGCATTGGCATCGGCATGAGCATGAGCATGAGCATGAGCATGAGCATATTCAGCTACGCCGGTAGCGTGCAGTTCGGTATTACCGTAGACAAGGGCATACAGGCCTGCCCCAACGCCATCATGGGCTACTTCCACGACAGCTTTTATGAGCTAGCCGCAGCGGCCGGTATCAAGCTGGAACCGCCCGCAAAAACACCCGCTGCAAAGGCACAAGCCAAGCCCCTCCGGCGCAAACGCAAGCAACCGGCTTAA
- a CDS encoding type II toxin-antitoxin system RatA family toxin, with translation MAHQIDKTALVWHSAERMFHLVNDVARYPEFLPWCRSASVQQQDEQHVTASMEIAKGGLSHVLTTRNQLLMPEAIEMQLVDGPFSNLSGRWHFKPLQDNACKVILTLEFEFSGSLARMTFGPIFNQAANTMVDAFCRRADVVYGKSS, from the coding sequence ATGGCTCATCAGATTGATAAAACCGCGTTAGTGTGGCATTCCGCCGAGCGCATGTTTCACCTGGTTAACGACGTAGCCCGTTATCCGGAATTTCTGCCGTGGTGCCGCAGCGCCAGTGTGCAGCAGCAAGATGAGCAGCATGTTACTGCTTCGATGGAAATTGCCAAAGGCGGTTTGAGCCATGTTCTTACGACGCGCAACCAGCTTTTGATGCCCGAAGCCATCGAGATGCAGTTGGTGGACGGGCCTTTTAGCAATCTTAGCGGGCGCTGGCACTTCAAGCCGCTACAAGACAATGCCTGCAAGGTGATTCTGACTCTGGAGTTTGAATTTTCCGGATCTTTGGCGCGGATGACCTTTGGGCCTATTTTCAATCAGGCGGCAAATACAATGGTAGACGCATTTTGCCGGCGGGCAGATGTCGTTTATGGAAAAAGCTCGTGA
- the fur gene encoding ferric iron uptake transcriptional regulator, whose product MPSENAELRKVGLKVTLPRVKIFGILESATQHHMSAEDVYKKLLEQGDDVGLATVYRVLTQFESAGLVLRHNFEGGHAVFEMASEDHHDHIVCTETGKVIEFFDQVIEDRQRIIAAEHGYEIVDHSLTLYVKPIKP is encoded by the coding sequence ATGCCATCTGAAAACGCCGAATTACGAAAAGTCGGTCTGAAGGTTACTCTTCCGCGGGTAAAAATCTTCGGTATTCTTGAAAGCGCCACGCAGCATCACATGAGCGCAGAAGATGTTTACAAGAAGCTTCTGGAGCAGGGTGATGACGTAGGGCTGGCGACCGTTTACCGGGTGTTGACCCAATTCGAATCGGCGGGTCTGGTGCTGCGGCACAACTTTGAAGGCGGCCACGCGGTATTCGAAATGGCCAGCGAAGACCACCATGACCATATCGTATGTACTGAAACCGGAAAGGTCATCGAGTTTTTTGATCAGGTGATTGAAGATCGACAGCGAATCATTGCGGCCGAGCACGGTTATGAGATTGTCGATCACAGCCTGACGCTTTACGTAAAGCCCATCAAGCCATAA
- a CDS encoding wax ester/triacylglycerol synthase family O-acyltransferase codes for MSKITQTPMSGVDLSWLRMDTPENPIMISSVLIFDTPIAIADLKRVLNERFLKFRRFRQRVVEKSGKAYWQDDALFNLDNHVHRRALPGNADKAELQALVSDLNSSTIDFRRPLWQIDYVDNYQGGCAVIMRIHHCIADGISLVRVLLSLTDSTPQPGLPKPRPARPKKPC; via the coding sequence ATGAGCAAGATTACGCAAACCCCCATGTCAGGTGTCGACCTTTCCTGGCTGCGCATGGACACGCCGGAAAACCCGATAATGATTTCATCGGTGCTGATCTTTGACACGCCCATTGCCATCGCCGACCTGAAGCGGGTGCTGAACGAGCGTTTTCTGAAATTTCGTCGCTTTCGCCAGCGTGTTGTGGAAAAAAGCGGCAAAGCATACTGGCAAGATGACGCGCTGTTTAACCTGGATAACCACGTGCACCGCCGCGCCCTGCCCGGCAACGCCGACAAAGCCGAACTTCAGGCTCTGGTGAGTGATCTGAACAGCAGCACCATAGATTTTCGCCGGCCGCTGTGGCAAATCGATTACGTCGACAACTACCAGGGCGGCTGCGCAGTGATCATGCGCATTCATCACTGCATTGCTGATGGCATATCCCTGGTGCGGGTACTGCTTTCACTCACCGACTCAACACCGCAGCCTGGCTTGCCAAAACCGCGGCCAGCCAGGCCTAAAAAGCCGTGTTAA
- a CDS encoding tyrosine-type recombinase/integrase: MIKKLSTGRWQVDIQPGGRGSRRIRKSFDTKLEARRFESLVLAHNAQGNDWNPSARDKRTISQLVNLWYDAKGVHLKDGYRRKRSLLAIAFILNDPAACSLKPGHFLQYRALKVSAGIAPKTLNNHLGYLNAVYNELYRLREISYSNPIESVSSVRVDEIELSWLTSDQIQHLLHTIANFTVNPHVLLLTRLCLSTGARWGEAERLTVRHLRNSSVTFVNTKSGKARTVPLSPGLFQDLTDHLTSCVHFSGSLSAFRRCLDQSGIQLPKGQCSHVLRHTFASHFAMNGGHLLTLQKILGHSTINMTMRYAHLSPDHLVDAVRLNPFSDVDNPLTHP; the protein is encoded by the coding sequence ATGATCAAGAAGCTTTCAACGGGTCGTTGGCAAGTCGATATTCAACCCGGTGGCCGTGGATCTCGTCGCATACGGAAAAGCTTTGACACTAAGCTGGAGGCGCGCCGTTTTGAATCGTTGGTGTTAGCTCACAATGCCCAGGGTAACGACTGGAACCCTTCTGCTCGGGACAAGCGCACGATCAGTCAGTTGGTTAATCTTTGGTACGATGCCAAGGGCGTCCACCTGAAGGATGGCTACAGGCGCAAACGTTCGTTGCTGGCTATTGCTTTTATTCTTAACGATCCGGCGGCATGTTCCCTCAAGCCTGGGCATTTTCTTCAGTATCGAGCGTTAAAGGTTTCAGCCGGCATAGCTCCAAAAACTCTCAATAATCACCTTGGATACCTTAATGCCGTCTACAACGAACTGTACCGGCTTCGCGAAATTTCCTACAGTAACCCTATCGAGTCTGTTTCATCCGTTCGTGTCGATGAAATAGAGTTGTCTTGGCTCACGTCTGATCAGATTCAGCATTTGCTTCACACGATCGCTAATTTTACCGTCAATCCTCACGTTCTTTTACTGACACGCCTTTGTCTTTCAACTGGGGCCAGGTGGGGTGAGGCTGAGCGCTTAACAGTTCGTCACCTACGCAATTCTAGCGTTACCTTCGTCAACACAAAATCTGGCAAGGCTCGCACAGTGCCTCTTTCGCCTGGTCTTTTTCAGGATTTGACGGATCACTTGACGAGTTGCGTTCATTTTTCTGGCTCTCTGAGTGCCTTTCGACGATGCCTTGATCAGTCTGGTATCCAGTTGCCTAAGGGTCAGTGCTCTCATGTTCTGCGTCATACCTTTGCAAGCCACTTTGCAATGAATGGTGGCCACCTTCTGACCCTGCAGAAGATCCTTGGCCACTCTACTATTAACATGACCATGCGCTATGCTCACCTTTCCCCTGATCATCTTGTTGACGCTGTCAGGCTTAATCCGTTTTCTGACGTTGACAATCCGTTGACACATCCATAA
- a CDS encoding DUF5455 family protein, whose translation MAIQLLGIPFLAGIFGSVILGLISFLAQFMTKRIAIAIAGIAAVVTVTGAFVGAISALVATIQFSFPDYEYAFLFLPSNFQACFGAIVAAKVLRWAYDWNIKIIQWKLF comes from the coding sequence ATGGCTATTCAACTGTTAGGCATCCCATTTTTAGCCGGCATTTTTGGCTCCGTCATTTTAGGCCTTATAAGTTTTCTAGCACAGTTCATGACCAAACGAATTGCCATTGCTATAGCGGGTATTGCGGCTGTTGTAACGGTAACCGGTGCCTTCGTTGGTGCTATATCTGCTTTAGTCGCTACTATCCAGTTTTCTTTTCCAGATTATGAATATGCTTTCTTGTTTTTGCCTTCTAATTTTCAGGCCTGTTTTGGCGCTATTGTTGCAGCCAAGGTTCTGCGCTGGGCTTATGACTGGAATATAAAAATTATTCAATGGAAGTTGTTCTAA
- the smpB gene encoding SsrA-binding protein SmpB, with the protein MSKKKPGTPSSTIALNKKAKHEYHIEDRFEAGLSLLGWEVKSMRAGKTQLTDSYVLLKDGEAWLLGTHITPLTTASTHVIADPTRTRKLLLHAKEIAKIVDSVGQEGHTCIPLALYWKKNKVKCEIALVKGKKLFDKRATEKERDWNRQKQRVLREANI; encoded by the coding sequence ATGAGCAAGAAAAAACCTGGTACTCCAAGCAGTACCATCGCGCTGAACAAAAAAGCCAAACACGAATACCACATCGAGGACCGCTTTGAGGCCGGTCTTTCCCTGCTGGGCTGGGAAGTGAAGTCCATGCGCGCAGGCAAAACACAGCTAACTGACTCTTACGTGCTGCTGAAAGACGGCGAAGCCTGGCTATTGGGGACCCATATTACGCCGCTGACCACTGCGTCTACCCACGTAATTGCAGATCCCACTCGAACTCGAAAACTGCTATTGCACGCCAAGGAAATCGCTAAAATTGTGGATTCGGTCGGGCAAGAAGGCCATACCTGCATACCACTGGCGCTTTACTGGAAAAAGAACAAAGTGAAATGCGAGATCGCGCTGGTAAAAGGCAAAAAGCTGTTCGACAAGCGCGCCACCGAAAAAGAACGGGATTGGAACCGCCAGAAACAACGGGTGCTGCGCGAGGCTAATATCTGA
- a CDS encoding RnfH family protein produces MSIRVEVAYALPERQEIVTVDVPEGASMLDAVKASSICERFPGLDPDNTDMGIFGKAVKQPGQHKVQVGDRIELYRPLMIDPKQARLNRAKKQ; encoded by the coding sequence GTGAGCATTCGGGTAGAAGTGGCTTACGCGTTGCCTGAACGGCAGGAAATTGTAACGGTGGATGTTCCTGAGGGCGCCAGCATGTTGGACGCAGTCAAAGCGTCGTCTATCTGTGAGCGGTTCCCTGGGCTGGATCCTGACAACACTGACATGGGTATTTTTGGTAAGGCAGTAAAACAACCAGGTCAGCATAAGGTACAGGTGGGCGACCGCATAGAGCTGTACCGCCCGCTAATGATTGACCCCAAGCAAGCGCGATTGAACAGAGCTAAAAAGCAGTAG
- a CDS encoding sodium-dependent transporter: MPPHLQTQMGSFTRKSTFFWAATGATVGLANFWQFPYLASRHGGGLFILLYLACLLLITLPLAITETSFGRYSRHGMVRAMDNFVLTAKRSRNWVWLAYLSVLAAFLVLSYTAVFGAIALAWVFFGASGDFTGNTAAHAAGMLSRLVSDPQRYPVFMAWHVFFLLLVAGVSMRGVVRGLERAFCLLVPATLILLVGFVGFAVYFGEAGAAIERMLALHPQDVTMGSVRAALFHAFFTLGLGVGVWAIFGAYSSPHTRLKRSVLAVVLLDTLVAVLAGLALFAVVVDVDGNQANRGFGLLFVALPAALGQLPASQVVIALLFLMLVMVIWASALALMEPVIGWLRECTDLSRGKATLLVLVSCWLLGLLSLYSLNIWSSYRPAGATLFRWLELISGGVFIPVVGVMVSLFAGWCLTRRLLQKILGNTPGWLFDGWYRVMRWVLPLVVLYIGLQYTVFSLSQWCDGDSRTFWCEGNAQAEVAPAPQRLPEARLSSS; encoded by the coding sequence ATGCCACCGCATCTTCAGACACAGATGGGATCGTTTACGCGCAAGTCCACGTTTTTCTGGGCGGCGACGGGCGCTACTGTGGGATTGGCCAACTTTTGGCAATTTCCCTATCTGGCCAGTCGCCACGGCGGCGGGCTTTTTATCCTGCTTTACTTGGCCTGCCTGTTGTTAATCACTCTACCACTGGCTATTACCGAAACGTCGTTTGGCCGCTATAGCCGTCATGGAATGGTTCGGGCGATGGACAACTTCGTGCTCACTGCCAAGCGCTCCCGCAATTGGGTATGGCTGGCTTATTTGAGTGTTCTGGCGGCATTTTTGGTGTTGTCTTACACTGCTGTATTTGGCGCTATTGCGCTTGCCTGGGTGTTTTTTGGCGCCAGTGGGGACTTTACCGGTAATACGGCCGCCCATGCGGCAGGCATGTTGTCACGCCTGGTTTCTGACCCGCAACGATACCCGGTGTTCATGGCCTGGCACGTTTTCTTTCTGTTGCTGGTGGCCGGTGTATCTATGCGCGGGGTGGTTCGCGGCCTGGAGCGGGCGTTTTGCCTGCTTGTGCCGGCCACTCTGATTTTGCTGGTAGGGTTTGTCGGATTTGCGGTTTATTTCGGTGAAGCGGGTGCCGCTATAGAACGTATGCTGGCGCTACATCCTCAAGATGTCACCATGGGCAGCGTAAGAGCCGCGCTGTTTCATGCCTTTTTTACCCTTGGTTTGGGTGTGGGTGTGTGGGCCATTTTCGGTGCTTATAGCTCTCCACATACGCGTTTGAAACGCTCAGTTCTGGCCGTGGTTTTGCTGGATACGCTGGTTGCCGTGTTGGCTGGCCTGGCGCTATTTGCGGTGGTAGTGGATGTCGATGGCAATCAAGCCAACAGGGGTTTTGGCCTTTTGTTTGTAGCCCTTCCTGCGGCGCTGGGTCAGCTGCCTGCCAGTCAGGTGGTTATTGCCCTGTTATTTTTGATGCTGGTGATGGTGATTTGGGCAAGTGCGCTGGCGCTGATGGAGCCGGTGATTGGCTGGCTGCGGGAGTGCACGGATCTGTCGCGGGGCAAAGCGACCTTGCTGGTTCTGGTTTCCTGTTGGCTGTTGGGCCTGCTGTCGCTGTACTCACTGAATATATGGAGCAGTTATCGGCCCGCAGGCGCAACCCTGTTTCGCTGGTTGGAATTGATCTCTGGTGGCGTTTTTATACCGGTTGTTGGGGTGATGGTGTCGTTGTTTGCTGGCTGGTGCCTTACCCGCCGTTTATTGCAAAAAATTCTGGGCAACACGCCCGGTTGGTTGTTTGATGGCTGGTACCGGGTGATGCGTTGGGTGTTGCCGCTGGTGGTTTTGTACATTGGCCTGCAATACACGGTGTTTTCGCTAAGCCAGTGGTGCGATGGCGATAGTCGTACTTTCTGGTGCGAAGGCAATGCCCAGGCAGAAGTGGCTCCGGCCCCGCAAAGGCTTCCAGAAGCACGTTTATCCTCGAGTTAG
- a CDS encoding WS/DGAT domain-containing protein has product MLKPLNRWMHKAVSSAQVAGQQAGILFQSLRSEPGYALRLIGTAGDITLDLLKLGLMPFDPKTGLRQPLCGRKQVAWAEALNLNDVKRCAKAMGGTINDTLLCAATGAIRRHLLESKEAIPECGIRVAVPFNLRPLDQPISVLGNQFGLMLVSLPIEIDTPKARFQQIQNNMDELKRSYQAQVTYSLLDLFGRGPDILERRASQCSATRPRPY; this is encoded by the coding sequence GTGTTAAAGCCCCTGAACCGCTGGATGCACAAGGCTGTCAGCAGCGCCCAGGTAGCTGGCCAGCAAGCGGGCATTCTGTTCCAGTCACTGCGATCAGAACCCGGCTACGCTTTGCGCCTGATTGGCACCGCCGGTGATATCACCCTCGACTTGCTGAAGCTGGGCTTGATGCCCTTTGATCCAAAAACCGGCCTGCGCCAACCCCTGTGCGGTCGCAAACAGGTCGCCTGGGCCGAAGCCCTGAACCTGAATGACGTCAAGCGCTGTGCCAAAGCCATGGGCGGTACCATAAACGATACGCTGCTGTGCGCTGCGACCGGCGCCATTCGCCGCCACCTGCTGGAAAGCAAAGAGGCAATTCCCGAGTGCGGAATCCGCGTAGCCGTGCCTTTTAATCTGCGACCACTGGACCAGCCTATTTCCGTGCTGGGCAATCAGTTTGGCTTGATGCTGGTTAGCCTGCCCATAGAAATTGACACCCCAAAGGCACGCTTTCAGCAGATTCAAAATAATATGGACGAGCTCAAACGGTCGTACCAGGCTCAGGTAACCTACAGCCTGCTGGACCTGTTTGGTCGCGGCCCGGACATTCTGGAACGCCGGGCCTCGCAATGCTCAGCAACAAGGCCTCGGCCGTACTGA
- a CDS encoding outer membrane protein assembly factor BamE: protein MQKLIALILTLFLAGCAFPGVYKINVQQGNIVTNKELSALTEGMPRSQLHAVMGTPLMLNPVDTSREYYVYTFQRAGGEVKEQRIIVYYDDDQFSHYEAQLLEETPAY, encoded by the coding sequence ATGCAAAAGCTCATAGCTCTTATTCTCACTCTTTTTCTGGCTGGCTGTGCCTTTCCCGGCGTTTACAAAATCAACGTCCAACAAGGCAATATTGTCACCAATAAAGAGCTGAGCGCGCTGACGGAAGGCATGCCCCGCAGCCAGCTTCACGCGGTGATGGGCACACCGCTGATGCTCAATCCGGTAGACACATCCAGGGAATATTACGTTTACACGTTCCAGCGTGCAGGCGGAGAGGTCAAAGAACAGCGCATTATCGTGTATTACGATGATGACCAATTCTCCCACTACGAAGCACAATTACTGGAAGAGACGCCCGCCTACTAA